The following coding sequences lie in one Leishmania panamensis strain MHOM/PA/94/PSC-1 chromosome 19 sequence genomic window:
- a CDS encoding hypothetical protein (TriTrypDB/GeneDB-style sysID: LpmP.19.1400), with translation MPPGGFEDALPDSFGRHSGKGELSTVNLHSKRQNARRVKRCRRKLRVPPASSPPPTLAKVKGELLHLIQQTREAREEALSRPTEVVGMSAAEVWSPLSASRVLPTEVADSIYQGEERESRSTFHSPHTTFFGCETGDSAAAVSAASASSPVLSLAVTSSPEEAWPSHEDAMERLYAVKPTSTIFGSDLDRLERDMMREYHQRGARLPPCDRVYAEFGGSQRGRRMQWEPSSSFDHLATSDFRFDARSETVVGDSTNRNLAAYHFYAEAYQAQQEENRRLQCSRTTNSKGISLCRVDRGASVGAKTDLPASENPHFPAEGPDDAEHLRTLLSADVGAPDMALLGGVSSAPKEVVVDARTDYKSRLSIAPSLPCEGEDTNCIVYDAYHQRPTDNTLLEVRGVDYWVDDENRCRVEERSAHRQESIAREMLQEGAVDTSETEYSTNKVRKETLLYFQAHPINEMIQEPFVRIRQFMPPGGGPRVSFNPNEPLPVPPDSEYDGRSVIESVNMDVDIPVSAARRMAQELGLDLIRIGALYSQKTDRRIIALCMIGDHREHMREMIKFKIQKLGVQPPPTKECIEVPFKGGTHPHAIRFKCVGVAKHLLHRHVIRINLTKFGTPREGFPVFQSILDELKRQCMRLKAYHTAGQIQSNYDEIFCYLYPSTGRSPKATVTHPTPQEMMEARDDRILENEKEIYFDDLQDKVTRKQRLQYKLKLENGTAWAEKDEGMSLQRQRAIKVMLGYLPKGNRELYAARGDVNIPAPFRASHPTSVYKWSYPSESNLEQASRGAAALGKRAAMPISEMHDAGETPENPTQLDHFYYTAQGPALEMGEFKEALGLKDNRVRRPPMGAGFATLGVEAADEAVQTGFATK, from the coding sequence ATGCCGCCTGGCGGCTTTGAGGACGCACTGCCGGACTCGTTTGGCAGACATAGCGGAAAGGGGGAGCTGAGCACTGTGAACCTACACAGTAAACGGCAGAATGCACGACGTGTAAAGAGGTGTCGGCGAAAGCTGCGGGTGCCTCCGGCGTCTTCGCCTCCCCCGACACTCGCCAAGGTGAAAGGTGAACTGTTGCACCTCATACAGCAGACGCGGGAGGCGCGCGAAGAGGCCCTGTCAAGACCCACAGAGGTGGTGGGCATGAGCGCTGCCGAAGTGTGGTCCCCTCTGTCTGCAAGCAGGGTCCTACCGACAGAGGTTGCCGATAGTATTTACCaaggcgaggagagggagagcaggtCAACGTTTCACTCACCGCACACCACCTTTTTTGGCTGCGAGACTGGCGactccgcagcagcagtgagtgCGGCGAGCGCGTCATCCCCGGTTTTGTCACTCGCCGTGACGTCATCACCAGAAGAGGCGTGGCCATCACACGAGGATGCCATGGAGCGGCTCTACGCCGTCAAGCCGACAAGCACAATATTCGGGAGCGACCTTGACAGACTCGAGCGAGACATGATGCGGGAGTACCACCAGAGGGGTGCCAGGCTTCCACCGTGTGACCGGGTGTACGCCGAGTTTGGTGGCAGCCAACGCGGTCGGCGAATGCAGTGGGAGCCGTCATCGTCCTTTGATCATCTTGCCACCTCCGATTTCCGCTTCGATGCTCGTAGCGAAACAGTCGTTGGGGATTCTACTAACCGCAACTTGGCTGCATACCATTTTTACGCTGAGGCATACCAGGCGCAACAGGAGGAGAACAGGCGGCTTCAATGCAGCAGGACCACAAACAGCAAGGGTATCAGCCTTTGCCGCGTCGACCGAGGCGCTAGTGTCGGCGCCAAGACTGATCTTCCCGCCTCGGAGAATCCTCACTTTCCCGCCGAAGGCCCCGATGACGCGGAACACTTGAGGACTTTGTTATCCGCAGACGTCGGCGCGCCCGACATGGCGCTCCTTGGCGGtgtcagcagcgcgccaAAGGAGGTCGTAGTGGACGCGCGGACGGACTACAAGTCGCGGCTTTCGATTGCGCCAAGTCTACCCTGCGAAGGCGAGGACACGAACTGCATCGTTTATGACGCGTATCATCAGAGACCAACCGACAACACACTTCTGGAGGTGCGCGGTGTGGATTACTGGGTCGACGATGAGAACAGATGTCGTGTGGAAGAACGTAGTGCACATCGGCAGGAGTCAATTGCGAGAGAGATGCTGCAAGAAGGGGCCGTGGATACCAGCGAGACGGAGTACAGCACGAACAAAGTGCGCAAGGAGACGCTTCTGTACTTTCAGGCGCACCCAATCAACGAGATGATTCAGGAGCCTTTTGTCCGCATTCGCCAGTTCATGCCTCCTGGTGGTGGCCCCAGAGTCTCCTTCAACCCTAACGAGCCGCTGCCGGTTCCGCCGGACAGCGAGTATGACGGGCGAAGCGTCATTGAGTCTGTCAATATGGACGTCGACATACCTGTttcagcagcacggcggaTGGCGCAGGAGCTGGGTCTGGATTTGATTCGCATTGGCGCCCTTTACTCACAGAAGACGGACCGCCGCATCATTGCGCTGTGCATGATCGGTGACCACCGCGAGCACATGCGTGAGATGATAAAGTTCAAAATTCAGAAGCTCGGCGTACAGCCGCCACCGACGAAGGAGTGCATTGAGGTGCCCTTCAAAGGTGGTACTCATCCACACGCGATACGCTTCAAGTGCGTGGGTGTAGCCAAGCATCTTCTCCATCGCCACGTGATTCGGATCAACTTGACCAAGTTCGGCACCCCACGTGAAGGATTTCCCGTTTTTCAGAGCATTCTGGATGAACTGAAGCGGCAGTGCATGCGGCTGAAGGCGTACCATACCGCTGGTCAAATCCAGTCGAACTACGACGAGATTTTCTGCTACCTATACCCCTCCACAGGACGATCTCCGAAGGCGACTGTGACGCACCCTACTCCGCAGGAGATGATGGAGGCGCGCGATGATCGCATTCTCGAGAATGAGAAGGAGATTTACTTTGACGATCTGCAGGACAAGGTCACGCGgaagcagcgactgcagtaCAAGCTGAAGCTTGAGAATGGCACGGCGTGGGCGGAAAAGGATGAGGGCATGtctctgcagcggcagcgtgccaTCAAGGTGATGCTCGGGTACCTGCCGAAGGGGAACAGAGAGTTGTACGCGGCCCGCGGGGATGTGAACATCCCCGCCCCGTTCCGTGCCAGTCACCCGACATCGGTGTACAAGTGGTCGTACCCATCCGAGTCCAACTTGGAGCAGGCAAgtcgcggcgcggctgcatTGGGTAAGCGTGCCGCCATGCCCATTAGCGAAATGCACGACGCTGGAGAGACACCGGAGAACCCGACTCAGCTTGATCACTTTTACTACACGGCGCAAGGCCCCGCCCTCGAGATGGGCGAGTTCAAGGAGGCGCTAGGGCTCAAGGACAACCGGGTGCGGCGTCCGCCTATGGGGGCCGGGTTCGCCACGCTGGGTGTTGAGGCTGCGGACGAGGCTGTGCAAACAGGCTTTGCGACAAAGTAG